The Pedobacter ginsengisoli region AATTTCTGCAGAGTCTCTTACGGCACGTTTTTCAACCTCGGTAATACCAGAAGGGATACAGATTACCATCCTTAACGAAGGGAACATCCAGCCTTTACCGCCATTTAACATGCGGATCATACCTTTGATCATGGCCTCCGCAGCATTGAAATCAGCAATAACACCATCTTTAAGTGGTCGTACTGTTCTTATGTTATCGTGGGTTTTACCCTCCATTTGCATGGCCTGCCTGCCAATTGCTATAATTTTATTTGTTTGTCTGTCAAAAGCAACAATTGAAGGTTCATCAACTACTACTTTGTCATTATGTATAATCAAGGTGTTTGCAGTACCCAAATCGATAGCAACCTCTTGTGTAAACCAATTAAATAGACCCATTTATAGGTGATAATTTAAGTATTAAAAATTCTGTGTACTTATAGTAATGTAAAACTACGTCTTTTTATTGTATTGAGAGACAAATAAAGTTAGTGTTTGAAATGTCTGACACCGGTAGTAACCATTGCAATGCCTTTTTCATTAGCCATATTTACAGAATCAGCGTCTTTTATAGACCCGCCTGGTTGCAAAACAGCAGTGATACCAGCTTCGGCAGCAATTTCTACGCAATCAGGGAATGGAAAGAAAGCATCTGAAGCCATAACAGAGCCTTTAAGGTCAAAATTGAAAGCTTCAGCCTTAACAATTGCCTGTTTTAATGCGTCAACTCTTGAAGTCTGACCAACACCGCTTGACAATAACTGATCGTTCTTAACAAATACTATGGTATTTGATTTAGTATGCTTAACAATTTTATTTGCAAAATGCAGATCAATTAACTCCTGGGTAGTAGGTGCCTTTTCGGTTACAGTAGTCATTTGATCCGGACCTTCAATAACAAGGTCTTTATCTTGCTCAATAACTCCGTTTAACAATGTTTTAAATTGTTTTTTGCTCAATTCAATATCGTTTCTTTGTAAAATTACCCTGTTCTTTTTAGCACGGAAAAGCTCAACAGCTTCGGCCTGATAAGAAGGGGCGATTAATACTTCAAAAAACAACTTATTAATTTCTGTTGCTGTAGCCAGGTCAATTTCTCTGTTGGCAATTAATACACCACCAAATGCCGAAACCGGGTCACAAGCTAAAGCTACATTCCAGGCATCTAAAAGATTCGTTCTTGATGCTACACCACAAGCATTTGTATGTTTTAAAATAGCAAATGTAGGTTCTTCAAATTCGTCAATTAATGCAACAGCTGCGTCAACATCAACAAGAT contains the following coding sequences:
- the purH gene encoding bifunctional phosphoribosylaminoimidazolecarboxamide formyltransferase/IMP cyclohydrolase, with protein sequence MSQSIKIKNALISVYYKDGLEPLVRLLAKQGVQLFSTGGTEQFIKDLNLPVTAVEDLTGYPSILGGRVKTLHPKVFGGILNRRALSSDQEQISQYEIPEIDLVIVDLYPFEETLKAGGTEEEIIEKIDIGGISLIRAAAKNFNDVVILASKDDYSTLQEQLENQNGETTLAQRKAYAKKAFHTSSNYDTAIFNYFNTEEPLSVFKQSISKAQILRYGENPHQQGVFYGDLDAMFTKLNGKELSYNNLVDVDAAVALIDEFEEPTFAILKHTNACGVASRTNLLDAWNVALACDPVSAFGGVLIANREIDLATATEINKLFFEVLIAPSYQAEAVELFRAKKNRVILQRNDIELSKKQFKTLLNGVIEQDKDLVIEGPDQMTTVTEKAPTTQELIDLHFANKIVKHTKSNTIVFVKNDQLLSSGVGQTSRVDALKQAIVKAEAFNFDLKGSVMASDAFFPFPDCVEIAAEAGITAVLQPGGSIKDADSVNMANEKGIAMVTTGVRHFKH